One genomic segment of Paenibacillus sp. FSL H8-0332 includes these proteins:
- a CDS encoding peptide ABC transporter substrate-binding protein: MMSVTLTGGTDTSSAAQANKILRIGLGSLPDQLDPAAAADDSTVTVVKGLFEGLVRLNAAGQAVPAIAKSWTLSKDGRTYTFALRGDAKWSNGQQVLASDFEYAWKRALAPEAKNVYAFNMYMINNAQNYNEGLLKDTSKIGVKALNNTTLQVTLKEKTSYFIQLLAESIYLPVYAKTAKANNQWATDIKSMVTNGPFKLNTWKSNKISIVKNPAYYAAQEIKLPEVRLLLPGNPTAAYMNKEVDWVGGGGEESVDYTSLDSASSRDLHEGPYASTYFYQFNLTKPPFDNLKIRQALAMAIDREALRYGNPAFGLVPPSIHGTQLNFRTEMSDKMYFHEDVAAAKQLLKEGMREAGLTKFPSFTIIVNEYINHDVIASKVIKDWQKNLGIEASVEIQSFEELLDNRIHQNYAIARAGWSADFNDPASMLELFSSQNVSNDTGWSNAGYDRYIQQARQAGDPGTRMQIYATAEQLLMNQMAVIPLFYSVTDYLSHPNIKNVYVDYDGSIAFTRGSWR, from the coding sequence ATGATGAGTGTAACGCTCACCGGAGGGACAGATACTTCATCTGCTGCACAAGCAAATAAGATTTTACGTATCGGTCTGGGAAGTCTTCCTGATCAGCTTGATCCGGCAGCAGCTGCGGATGACAGCACAGTGACGGTTGTCAAAGGGTTATTTGAAGGACTGGTCCGCTTGAATGCGGCTGGTCAGGCCGTTCCGGCAATTGCAAAATCATGGACCCTCTCGAAGGATGGCAGAACATATACCTTTGCACTCCGCGGGGATGCGAAATGGAGCAACGGGCAGCAGGTGCTGGCCTCGGACTTCGAGTATGCCTGGAAGCGGGCGCTGGCTCCGGAAGCCAAGAATGTTTATGCTTTTAATATGTACATGATTAATAATGCGCAGAACTACAACGAGGGACTTCTGAAGGATACCTCCAAAATCGGCGTAAAGGCTCTGAATAACACCACACTCCAGGTCACATTAAAGGAGAAAACCTCCTACTTCATCCAGCTGCTCGCAGAGAGTATCTATCTGCCGGTGTATGCTAAGACCGCGAAGGCCAACAACCAATGGGCTACAGACATTAAGTCTATGGTAACCAATGGTCCCTTCAAGCTCAATACATGGAAGAGTAATAAGATTTCTATAGTTAAAAATCCTGCTTATTATGCGGCCCAAGAAATTAAGCTGCCGGAGGTACGTCTGCTGCTGCCTGGGAATCCGACCGCCGCTTATATGAATAAGGAGGTTGACTGGGTTGGAGGCGGAGGGGAGGAATCGGTGGATTATACATCTTTAGATAGCGCATCTTCCCGCGACCTGCATGAAGGACCGTATGCTTCCACCTATTTTTATCAATTCAATCTGACTAAGCCGCCGTTTGACAATCTGAAGATCCGCCAGGCATTGGCGATGGCGATTGACCGCGAAGCCTTGCGTTACGGCAATCCGGCGTTTGGATTGGTGCCGCCAAGTATTCATGGGACCCAGTTGAATTTCCGCACAGAGATGTCGGACAAGATGTACTTTCATGAGGATGTGGCGGCGGCCAAGCAATTACTGAAGGAAGGCATGAGAGAAGCGGGACTCACCAAGTTCCCCAGCTTCACTATTATCGTGAATGAATATATCAACCATGACGTTATCGCAAGTAAAGTGATTAAGGACTGGCAAAAGAACTTAGGTATTGAAGCAAGTGTAGAAATCCAAAGCTTCGAGGAACTGCTGGATAATCGTATACATCAGAACTATGCTATAGCAAGAGCGGGGTGGAGCGCTGATTTCAATGATCCGGCCTCGATGCTGGAGCTGTTCAGTTCACAGAATGTCTCCAATGATACGGGGTGGAGCAATGCAGGGTATGACCGTTATATACAGCAAGCCCGGCAGGCGGGTGACCCCGGCACACGTATGCAGATCTATGCCACGGCCGAACAGCTGCTAATGAATCAAATGGCGGTTATTCCGCTGTTTTACAGTGTGACTGATTATTTGAGTCATCCTAATATCAAAAATGTATATGTTGACTATGACGGGTCCATAGCTTTCACAAGAGGGTCGTGGCGGTGA
- a CDS encoding NAD(P)H-dependent oxidoreductase: MKKVIAIIGNQQKNNTYRAVREFEAQLRTYEEIEFEYIFLKDYRLEFCRGCKTCFSKGEEYCPLRDDRDVLVEKMEGADGVIMATPNYAFHVSAAMKNLLDRLAYVFHRPQFFGKTYTAIVNQGIHGGNAIVKYLSSMGENFGFQVTKGCVLSTMEPVTTAAAQKNAVRIRKSAARFYKGLMRPAPPTPTLFRLLMFRLSRTSIQHMLDERSKDYRHYQANGWFEAAYYYPVSLGPVRSLAGHLFDRIGKRMAKRA, translated from the coding sequence ATGAAGAAGGTCATCGCAATTATCGGCAATCAGCAAAAGAACAATACGTACAGAGCGGTCCGTGAGTTTGAAGCGCAGCTCAGAACCTATGAGGAGATTGAGTTTGAGTATATTTTCCTCAAGGACTATAGGCTAGAGTTCTGCCGGGGCTGCAAGACCTGTTTCAGTAAAGGCGAAGAATATTGTCCGCTGAGGGACGACCGGGATGTGCTGGTGGAGAAAATGGAGGGCGCAGACGGTGTGATTATGGCGACCCCCAATTATGCATTCCATGTATCGGCAGCGATGAAGAATCTGCTGGACCGGCTGGCGTATGTGTTCCATCGGCCGCAGTTCTTCGGCAAGACGTATACGGCGATCGTCAATCAGGGAATTCATGGCGGCAATGCGATTGTCAAATATCTTAGCAGCATGGGAGAGAACTTCGGGTTCCAGGTTACCAAAGGGTGTGTGCTTAGTACGATGGAGCCAGTTACCACGGCAGCAGCGCAGAAGAATGCTGTGAGAATCCGCAAGTCTGCGGCCCGCTTCTACAAAGGACTGATGCGGCCGGCACCGCCGACTCCCACATTGTTCCGCTTGCTGATGTTCCGGCTGTCCCGGACCAGTATTCAGCATATGCTGGATGAGCGGTCGAAAGATTACCGGCATTACCAGGCTAACGGCTGGTTTGAAGCGGCGTATTATTATCCGGTCTCTCTGGGTCCTGTCAGGAGCTTAGCAGGACATCTGTTTGACAGAATCGGTAAAAGAATGGCTAAACGCGCTTAA
- a CDS encoding chromosome condensation regulator, whose translation MHTDSLSAIAAGYRHSVLLLLDGTVRACGENTYGQCEVSGWRDIVAVAAGNAHTGNSHTVGLRADGTVVAAGWNKHDQCNVGDWRDIIAVAAGWRRTVGLKADGTVIAAGRNNEGQCEVSGWADIVAVTAGDWHTLGLKADGTAITEGNNRYGQRNVNGWQELTMIAAGYLHTTGLRADGTVVATGLNKRGQCEVGGWRTMKAIAAGSHHTVGLQSDGTVTATGCNDYGQCEVSGWTDIVAIVAGCTHTLGLQADGVVVAAGSNAYGQCDVEK comes from the coding sequence ATGCATACCGACTCATTATCCGCCATCGCGGCGGGATACCGCCATTCAGTTCTGCTCTTGCTGGACGGAACCGTGCGGGCTTGCGGCGAAAATACATACGGGCAATGCGAGGTAAGCGGCTGGCGTGATATTGTTGCGGTTGCAGCAGGCAATGCTCATACAGGTAATTCGCATACAGTAGGGCTAAGAGCAGACGGAACGGTGGTCGCTGCCGGCTGGAATAAGCATGATCAATGTAATGTGGGCGATTGGCGCGATATCATTGCGGTTGCGGCAGGCTGGCGGCGTACGGTCGGGCTGAAGGCGGACGGAACGGTGATTGCGGCGGGAAGAAACAACGAAGGGCAATGTGAAGTCAGTGGCTGGGCGGATATCGTTGCGGTTACAGCAGGAGACTGGCACACACTTGGACTTAAGGCCGATGGTACGGCTATTACAGAGGGGAACAACCGCTATGGGCAGCGGAATGTGAATGGCTGGCAGGAGCTGACGATGATCGCAGCGGGTTATCTTCATACGACCGGACTTAGAGCAGACGGCACAGTAGTAGCTACAGGTCTGAATAAGCGCGGACAATGCGAAGTTGGCGGCTGGCGCACAATGAAGGCCATTGCGGCAGGCAGTCATCACACCGTAGGTCTACAATCCGATGGCACAGTGACGGCTACAGGCTGCAATGATTACGGACAATGCGAGGTAAGTGGCTGGACGGATATCGTTGCTATTGTGGCAGGCTGCACCCATACGCTAGGTCTTCAAGCGGATGGCGTGGTAGTTGCGGCAGGGAGCAATGCATACGGGCAATGTGATGTTGAAAAATAG
- a CDS encoding SHOCT domain-containing protein, translating to MTNEQHSTQGTMEVILTNAIKIPGVRVDRREFLAQQFAKYDSYGNMHTILDKGPLEAGINLSVIDKMAKTIIEKRTLLSTAASTAVGLPGGLAMAATIPADTLQFFGVVLRMSQELAYLYGRTDLWEEDPADSEHVTRELTLYLGVMFGVAGSASMMRLLTARISQQLLKKLPQQALTQTMYYPILKKISAYIGIKITKKTFAQGASKFVPVLGGLLSGGMTYFSMKPMGNRLREALSAASSDYSEAQFEQDYEKVKRSAEDEEINVIEGEFFDLGFDSKQEPVTSSAAGKENFSVADELLKFKQLLDMGAITQEEFDRKKSELLNG from the coding sequence ATGACAAACGAACAGCACAGCACACAAGGTACAATGGAAGTGATTTTGACGAATGCCATCAAAATTCCCGGGGTACGGGTAGACCGGCGTGAATTCCTCGCTCAGCAGTTTGCCAAATATGATTCTTATGGAAACATGCACACGATACTGGATAAAGGGCCGCTTGAAGCCGGAATCAACCTATCTGTGATTGATAAAATGGCGAAAACGATAATTGAGAAACGGACCCTTCTGAGTACAGCAGCCTCGACAGCCGTTGGACTTCCAGGCGGATTAGCCATGGCGGCGACCATTCCGGCAGATACTTTGCAGTTTTTTGGCGTAGTGCTGCGAATGTCTCAAGAACTCGCTTATCTGTATGGCCGCACCGACCTGTGGGAAGAAGACCCCGCAGATTCAGAGCATGTTACCCGGGAACTAACTTTGTATTTGGGAGTAATGTTTGGAGTTGCAGGTTCAGCTTCCATGATGAGGTTGTTGACGGCAAGAATCTCTCAGCAGCTATTGAAGAAGCTTCCGCAGCAAGCTTTGACCCAAACCATGTACTATCCGATTCTTAAGAAAATCTCAGCTTATATTGGAATCAAAATCACTAAAAAAACCTTCGCTCAAGGTGCATCAAAGTTCGTACCGGTCCTCGGCGGGCTCCTCTCGGGCGGAATGACTTATTTCTCGATGAAACCAATGGGTAACCGTCTGCGCGAGGCCCTATCGGCTGCCAGCAGCGACTACTCAGAGGCACAGTTCGAGCAGGATTACGAGAAAGTGAAGCGTTCGGCAGAAGATGAAGAGATTAACGTAATCGAAGGAGAATTCTTTGACTTGGGCTTTGACTCGAAGCAAGAACCGGTAACCTCATCTGCTGCGGGCAAAGAGAACTTCAGTGTGGCTGATGAACTGCTGAAATTCAAACAGCTGCTGGATATGGGCGCGATCACACAAGAGGAATTTGACCGTAAAAAGTCGGAATTGTTGAACGGCTGA
- a CDS encoding sensor histidine kinase KdpD, with translation MTGQITAEKRRGRLKIFFGYVPGAGKTCAMLDAARAEQKEGTQVVAGYIETHDRAETADRLRGLDLLPLMEISINGAIVREFDLDQAIRRRPELILLDELAHINAPGVRHKRRYQDVEELLRAGINVYTTINIEHIESVTDVVASITGIPVPERIPDSVFDRADQIEFVDIAPGDFIERLQKGRICPDEQLQQIYGEIYQPQKLIALREIALRYTADQLNRIALQFGEGAGAAGFYTKEHILVCLSSAMSSKKVIRTAARMAEALHGEFTALYVETSRTKELTLRNKSELRENLRLAEQLGAQIATVYGEDVPGHIAEYAKTSRVSKIVLGRSQHKSRLPTSSNFVDKLTAAAPTIDIYIIPDHETAAHPRIPLYARPPLLSLADTAKTLGILLVCTLIGLWFKVLGFSEANIITVYILGVLLDAMVTKGRLYSAATSILSVLVFNYFFTEPYFSLKAYDSGYPVTFVVMLAASFITSTLTLRVKEQARESAQKAYRTEVLLETSRKLQQAKDTPAIINETALQMLKLLDRSIIIYEVEGDELSEPLVYPKAGSAVEAERDTLEAEREVAEWVLRNNKRAGASTDTFSMARCLYHAVRSGDAVFAVAGIVMEQEEPLEVFEKSLMIAMLGECALALEKDKLSEQQKESTLQIRQEQLRANLLRGISHDLRTPLTSISGNAGILIGNSMVLSEDQKQELYSDIYDDSMWLINLVENLLSITRIDNGAVHLNFQAELLEEVIAEALLHVNRNKEDHVIRVLLEDELLMARMDSRLIIQVIINLVDNAIKYTGSGSHITLTARQEAGFVVVEVADDGPGISAEAKAKVFEMFYTADNVRGDGRRGLGLGLALCKSIIHAHGGHFEVQDHAPQGTVFRFTLLAEEVNVHE, from the coding sequence ATGACAGGGCAGATTACGGCAGAGAAACGGCGGGGCCGGCTGAAAATATTCTTCGGATATGTACCGGGAGCAGGGAAGACCTGTGCAATGCTGGATGCCGCCCGTGCAGAGCAAAAGGAAGGGACTCAGGTAGTGGCCGGCTATATTGAGACCCATGACAGAGCAGAAACAGCAGATCGGCTTAGAGGATTGGATCTTCTTCCACTGATGGAAATATCTATTAACGGGGCAATCGTCCGGGAATTTGACCTTGACCAGGCGATCCGCAGGAGACCGGAGCTGATTCTGCTGGACGAACTGGCCCACATCAACGCTCCGGGAGTACGCCACAAAAGGCGGTATCAGGATGTGGAGGAGCTGCTGCGGGCTGGAATTAATGTGTACACTACCATCAATATTGAGCATATTGAAAGTGTGACCGATGTGGTAGCCTCCATTACAGGGATTCCTGTACCCGAGCGTATTCCGGATAGTGTGTTCGATCGTGCAGATCAGATTGAGTTCGTTGATATCGCACCCGGAGACTTCATAGAACGTCTGCAAAAAGGGCGGATCTGTCCCGATGAGCAGCTGCAACAGATATACGGGGAGATCTATCAACCGCAGAAGCTGATTGCCCTGCGGGAAATCGCCTTGCGTTATACAGCGGATCAGTTAAACCGGATTGCTCTGCAGTTCGGGGAGGGAGCAGGCGCGGCTGGCTTTTATACCAAGGAACATATCCTGGTCTGTCTGTCGTCGGCAATGTCCAGCAAGAAGGTCATCCGTACAGCGGCCAGAATGGCCGAAGCCCTACATGGAGAGTTCACCGCACTCTATGTGGAGACCTCCAGGACGAAAGAATTGACACTGAGGAACAAGTCGGAGCTGAGGGAGAACCTGAGACTGGCCGAACAGCTGGGGGCCCAGATTGCGACAGTGTACGGTGAGGATGTTCCGGGACATATCGCCGAATATGCCAAAACCAGCCGGGTCTCCAAGATCGTCCTGGGTCGTTCACAGCATAAAAGCCGCTTACCGACCAGCTCTAATTTTGTCGATAAGCTGACGGCGGCCGCTCCAACTATTGATATCTATATCATCCCGGACCATGAGACTGCCGCGCACCCGAGAATTCCGCTGTATGCCAGACCTCCGCTGCTGTCACTGGCTGATACCGCCAAAACGCTGGGCATTCTGCTGGTCTGCACGCTGATCGGATTATGGTTCAAGGTTCTGGGCTTCAGCGAAGCGAACATCATCACCGTCTATATTCTGGGTGTTCTGCTGGACGCGATGGTTACGAAGGGACGGCTGTATAGCGCGGCGACTTCGATTTTGAGCGTGCTGGTGTTTAACTATTTTTTCACAGAGCCTTATTTCTCGCTGAAAGCCTATGATTCCGGTTACCCGGTGACGTTCGTCGTCATGCTTGCCGCCTCGTTCATCACCAGTACGCTGACGCTGCGGGTCAAGGAACAGGCGCGGGAATCGGCACAAAAGGCTTACCGGACGGAGGTGCTGCTGGAGACCAGCCGGAAGCTGCAGCAGGCCAAAGACACCCCGGCCATTATCAATGAGACGGCACTGCAAATGCTGAAGCTGCTGGACCGGAGCATTATCATCTATGAGGTTGAGGGAGATGAACTCTCGGAGCCGCTCGTCTATCCCAAGGCTGGAAGTGCTGTGGAGGCGGAGAGGGATACACTGGAAGCTGAACGCGAGGTTGCGGAGTGGGTGCTGCGGAATAATAAACGTGCCGGAGCCTCTACCGATACGTTCTCGATGGCCCGTTGTCTGTATCATGCGGTACGCAGCGGGGATGCCGTATTTGCCGTGGCAGGAATCGTGATGGAGCAGGAAGAACCGCTGGAGGTATTTGAGAAAAGCCTGATGATCGCCATGCTTGGCGAATGCGCGCTGGCCCTGGAGAAAGACAAGCTGAGTGAGCAGCAAAAAGAAAGCACGCTGCAAATTCGTCAGGAGCAGCTGCGTGCCAATCTGCTGCGCGGCATTTCGCATGATCTGCGCACGCCGCTTACCAGCATCTCCGGCAATGCAGGAATTCTGATCGGCAACTCGATGGTCCTTAGTGAGGACCAGAAGCAGGAGCTGTACAGCGATATCTATGATGATTCGATGTGGCTGATTAATCTGGTGGAGAATTTGCTGTCCATTACCCGGATCGACAATGGTGCGGTTCACCTGAACTTCCAGGCGGAGCTGCTGGAGGAAGTCATTGCGGAAGCGCTGCTGCATGTGAACCGCAACAAGGAGGATCATGTGATCCGGGTCCTGCTCGAAGATGAGCTGCTGATGGCCCGAATGGATTCACGGCTGATTATTCAGGTGATCATCAACCTGGTAGATAATGCGATTAAATACACCGGTTCCGGGTCACATATTACATTAACCGCCAGACAAGAGGCGGGCTTCGTTGTGGTAGAAGTCGCTGATGACGGACCGGGAATATCCGCCGAAGCCAAGGCCAAGGTGTTCGAGATGTTCTATACGGCGGACAATGTCCGGGGAGACGGCAGGCGCGGGCTGGGTCTGGGACTTGCGCTCTGCAAATCTATTATTCATGCCCATGGCGGGCATTTTGAAGTACAAGATCATGCTCCGCAGGGGACGGTATTCCGCTTCACCCTGCTGGCAGAGGAGGTGAACGTCCATGAATAA
- a CDS encoding response regulator transcription factor, giving the protein MNKPMILVVEDDKPIRKLITTTLETQGYKYHTAETGEASILEAVSSQPDLMILDLGLPDMDGVDIIKKVRAWSNLPIIVVSARSEDRDKIEALDAGADDYLTKPFSVEELLARLRVSLRRIRGDSEKLMKDSSVFTNGNLRIDYSAGCVWLGQDEIHLTPIEYKLLGLLAKNVGKVLTHNYILHEIWGSPTYDIPALRVFMATLRKKIERSPSQPKVIQTHIGVGYRMLQIGDDSRVI; this is encoded by the coding sequence ATGAATAAACCAATGATTCTGGTCGTCGAAGATGACAAGCCTATCCGTAAGCTGATTACCACAACACTGGAGACTCAGGGCTATAAATACCATACGGCGGAGACGGGGGAGGCTTCCATCCTGGAGGCGGTATCCAGTCAGCCGGATCTGATGATTCTGGATCTTGGTCTGCCCGATATGGACGGCGTTGATATTATTAAGAAGGTCCGGGCCTGGTCCAACCTTCCGATCATCGTGGTCAGCGCCCGCAGTGAGGACCGGGACAAGATCGAGGCGCTGGATGCCGGGGCGGATGATTATCTGACCAAGCCCTTCAGCGTGGAGGAGCTGCTCGCCCGACTGCGGGTCAGCCTGCGGCGAATCCGGGGGGACAGCGAGAAGCTGATGAAGGATTCGTCTGTCTTCACCAACGGGAATCTGCGGATCGACTATTCGGCGGGCTGTGTCTGGCTGGGCCAGGATGAGATCCATTTGACGCCCATTGAGTATAAGCTGCTGGGTCTGCTGGCCAAGAATGTGGGCAAAGTTCTGACCCATAATTATATCCTGCATGAAATCTGGGGCAGCCCAACGTATGACATTCCGGCGCTCCGTGTATTCATGGCGACGCTCCGCAAGAAGATTGAGCGCAGCCCTTCACAGCCTAAGGTGATCCAGACGCATATCGGTGTCGGTTACCGGATGCTCCAGATCGGGGACGACAGCAGGGTGATTTGA
- the kdpA gene encoding potassium-transporting ATPase subunit KdpA, whose translation MGIVQMLIVILILVLLVKPVGTYLYHVFSNEPNRTDRIFGRAEKGIYRLIGLKQRGGMSWKKYAVSFIVTNITLVVFSYIFLRLQKGLPLNPNGIGNMEETLTFNTVISFMTNTNLQHYSGESGVSYFSQMAVMTMLMFTSAASGFSVAVAFVRGITGRSTVGNFFEDFVKAHIRIFIPLALLVTMALVALHVPQTLKPTLEVTTLEGQTQQIAIGPVASLESIKHIGTNGGGFFGANSSHPFENPSPLSNVLEILSMWLLPASLPYMYGKFAKNKRQGWMIFGAMMTLFVLLLGLNYAAERAGNPAINAMGIDASQGSMEGKEVRFGIAQSALFTTVTTAATTGSVNNMHDTLTPLGSITPLTLMMLNNVFGGKGVGLINMLMYAILGVFLCGLMVGRTPEFLGRKIEAREMKLIAIAILIHPLIILVPTAAAFLTDLGKGGITNPGFHGMTQVLYEYVSAAANNGSGFEGLADNTSFWNITTGMVMLLGRYVSMIAMLAVAGSLLRKKPVPETIGTFRTDNGLFTGILIGTVLIIGALTFLPVIVLGPVAEYLTLR comes from the coding sequence GTGGGGATTGTACAAATGCTAATAGTGATCTTAATACTCGTACTGCTGGTGAAGCCGGTGGGAACTTATCTATATCATGTCTTCTCGAATGAACCGAACCGGACAGACCGGATATTCGGCAGAGCGGAGAAGGGGATTTATCGTCTGATCGGGCTGAAGCAGCGGGGCGGGATGTCCTGGAAGAAGTATGCGGTCAGCTTCATTGTAACGAATATAACACTGGTCGTATTCAGCTATATTTTTCTGCGGTTACAGAAGGGGCTTCCGCTCAACCCGAACGGGATCGGCAACATGGAAGAGACGCTCACCTTCAATACGGTAATCAGCTTCATGACCAATACGAACCTCCAGCATTACAGCGGGGAGAGCGGGGTATCTTACTTCTCGCAGATGGCGGTAATGACGATGCTGATGTTCACCTCGGCAGCCAGCGGCTTCTCGGTTGCGGTTGCTTTTGTCAGAGGGATTACAGGACGCAGCACGGTGGGGAACTTCTTCGAAGACTTCGTCAAAGCGCATATTCGGATCTTCATTCCGCTTGCACTGCTTGTAACAATGGCGCTTGTTGCGCTTCATGTGCCGCAGACTCTGAAACCGACACTTGAGGTGACCACGCTAGAAGGCCAGACACAGCAGATTGCCATTGGCCCTGTGGCCTCCCTGGAGTCCATCAAGCATATCGGCACGAACGGCGGCGGTTTCTTCGGAGCCAACTCGTCCCATCCTTTTGAGAACCCTAGTCCGCTAAGCAATGTGCTGGAGATTCTCTCCATGTGGCTGCTGCCGGCATCTCTGCCGTATATGTACGGGAAGTTCGCTAAGAACAAACGTCAGGGCTGGATGATTTTTGGAGCGATGATGACGTTGTTCGTGCTGCTGCTGGGATTGAATTATGCGGCTGAACGTGCGGGTAATCCGGCGATTAACGCGATGGGCATTGATGCCTCACAAGGCAGTATGGAAGGAAAAGAAGTCCGGTTCGGGATTGCCCAGTCGGCGCTCTTCACAACTGTCACCACAGCGGCAACCACCGGCAGTGTGAACAATATGCATGACACGCTGACGCCGCTTGGCAGCATTACGCCGCTAACCCTGATGATGCTGAACAATGTGTTCGGCGGCAAAGGTGTCGGACTGATCAATATGCTGATGTATGCGATACTCGGTGTTTTCCTCTGCGGACTGATGGTCGGACGAACGCCGGAATTCCTGGGCCGCAAGATTGAAGCAAGGGAAATGAAGCTGATCGCCATCGCTATTCTGATCCATCCGCTGATTATTCTGGTGCCGACGGCGGCCGCTTTTCTGACGGATCTCGGTAAGGGCGGCATCACCAACCCCGGATTCCACGGGATGACCCAGGTACTGTATGAATATGTGTCCGCTGCTGCCAATAACGGCTCGGGCTTTGAGGGATTGGCGGATAATACGTCCTTCTGGAATATAACGACGGGTATGGTTATGCTGCTGGGCCGGTATGTCTCGATGATTGCGATGCTGGCGGTCGCCGGTTCTCTGCTGCGCAAGAAGCCGGTGCCGGAGACAATTGGAACGTTCCGCACAGATAACGGGCTGTTCACAGGCATTCTGATTGGTACGGTGCTGATCATTGGCGCACTGACCTTCCTGCCGGTGATTGTCCTCGGTCCGGTTGCAGAATATTTGACTCTACGGTAG